From a single Gimesia fumaroli genomic region:
- a CDS encoding carcinine hydrolase/isopenicillin-N N-acyltransferase family protein, with protein MFANRASLIRMLILLLIWECAPLELQACTTAVISGKATADGRPLLWKNRDTSNIHNEVILLTKGPLRAVAVVNAGARKSAWMGMNEAGFCIENSLSKDLSIKGKKSGPANGRFMKQALETCKTVADFKKLLDETNETGRRTLSNFGVIDAQGGAALFETGPSSYTMFNANDPKIAPHGYIVRSNFATTARDFPANPTPEQLGKIYSAERYSQACSRLDLQKSKGITVDYLIRNLTRDLSSKTGTPWPGTVNGSKQKLPAIIKTNNTISRTTTVSAAVFQGVKPGEDPSLATMWTILGDPSFSIAVPCWVEVQEVADPLADDKGAELGEIAITLRAWSKTDDGKGIKTEYLPGIWSDLWPVEDKILKLTQAFQRGRHEHGYSADAVTRFHQKMASLAMAAMQQELRDMKQAALALPTPPAPRFAPVKKTIVIP; from the coding sequence ATGTTCGCGAACCGGGCCTCGCTGATTCGGATGCTCATACTGCTATTGATCTGGGAATGCGCTCCCCTTGAACTCCAAGCCTGTACCACAGCCGTCATCAGCGGGAAAGCGACTGCCGACGGTCGTCCTCTGCTCTGGAAGAACCGCGACACGTCCAACATTCATAACGAAGTCATTCTGCTGACTAAAGGGCCGCTTCGCGCTGTTGCCGTTGTCAATGCGGGCGCTCGCAAGTCGGCATGGATGGGTATGAACGAAGCCGGCTTCTGCATCGAAAATTCGTTGAGCAAAGACCTCAGTATCAAAGGCAAGAAATCAGGACCCGCCAATGGTCGCTTCATGAAACAGGCACTGGAAACCTGTAAGACGGTAGCCGACTTCAAAAAGTTGCTTGATGAAACCAATGAGACTGGCCGCCGCACCCTTTCCAATTTCGGCGTGATTGATGCACAGGGCGGCGCCGCCCTGTTTGAGACCGGCCCCAGCAGCTATACCATGTTCAACGCCAACGACCCCAAAATAGCACCCCACGGCTATATCGTCCGTTCCAACTTCGCGACCACCGCCCGCGATTTCCCCGCCAATCCGACGCCCGAACAGCTCGGAAAAATCTACTCCGCCGAACGGTATTCGCAGGCCTGTTCCCGGCTCGACCTGCAAAAATCAAAAGGCATCACCGTCGACTATCTCATTCGCAATTTGACGCGAGATCTCTCCAGTAAAACAGGCACCCCCTGGCCCGGCACCGTGAATGGCTCGAAACAAAAACTGCCCGCCATCATCAAGACCAACAACACTATCAGCCGCACGACCACTGTTTCTGCCGCCGTCTTTCAGGGCGTGAAACCGGGAGAAGATCCAAGCCTTGCCACGATGTGGACCATCCTCGGGGATCCCAGTTTTTCCATCGCCGTCCCCTGTTGGGTCGAAGTGCAGGAAGTCGCCGATCCTCTCGCCGACGACAAAGGAGCTGAGCTCGGCGAGATCGCCATCACGCTGCGTGCCTGGAGCAAAACCGACGACGGCAAAGGCATCAAAACCGAATACCTGCCCGGCATCTGGTCCGATCTCTGGCCCGTTGAAGACAAAATCCTGAAACTCACCCAAGCGTTTCAACGGGGACGTCATGAGCATGGTTATTCTGCCGATGCCGTCACCCGCTTTCATCAGAAAATGGCGTCGCTCGCCATGGCGGCGATGCAACAAGAGCTCCGCGATATGAAGCAGGCCGCACTCGCTCTGCCAACGCCACCCGCGCCTCGGTTTGCTCCGGTCAAAAAGACAATCGTGATCCCCTGA
- a CDS encoding transglutaminase-like domain-containing protein translates to MWRSLVCLMLLSSTAFASEPVFDAIDYATPSKYLVVPDSLGNQAEIAAQALELKGTSDRKTVLNVLDWMTGTLKYKADEAYQWRNYDSVVKEGCYGGCADYAIVCGVLLKSASIPTVWVKTMDVPWIWDLKQGRPFQSWSGHVFLEVYLDKQWVLLDPGARKIYPGYSPQSRILPGNRFAYHKGNDPKAMIMSLQWDEWKQQTREYFTKLDASLLPTDEVAAVKLEHKCFIIGNAPYYQMLQTMAQREGWTVKLSFNTDYDKHLPQARGSILLIETQQGVPTVPLSKLEQYFSGASQGLKAGHIMVGDTKIVFVDFKKLLHPEFSSSPDQSESKPATSSNESE, encoded by the coding sequence ATGTGGCGATCACTGGTCTGTCTGATGCTGTTGAGCTCGACTGCGTTTGCATCCGAGCCGGTCTTTGATGCGATTGACTACGCAACTCCTTCAAAGTATCTCGTAGTTCCCGATTCCCTGGGCAATCAGGCAGAGATTGCCGCTCAGGCGTTGGAGTTGAAAGGCACCAGTGATCGCAAGACTGTCCTGAATGTACTGGATTGGATGACGGGGACACTCAAGTACAAGGCCGATGAAGCGTATCAATGGAGAAACTATGATTCCGTCGTCAAAGAAGGTTGTTATGGTGGGTGTGCCGATTATGCGATTGTGTGTGGCGTGCTTTTAAAAAGTGCCAGCATTCCGACCGTCTGGGTGAAGACGATGGATGTACCGTGGATCTGGGATCTGAAACAGGGGCGGCCGTTTCAATCCTGGTCGGGACATGTCTTTCTCGAAGTTTATCTCGACAAACAGTGGGTCTTGCTCGATCCGGGGGCACGCAAGATTTATCCGGGTTATTCTCCCCAGTCTCGAATCTTACCTGGAAATCGTTTTGCTTATCATAAAGGGAATGATCCCAAAGCAATGATCATGTCGCTGCAGTGGGATGAGTGGAAACAGCAAACGCGGGAGTATTTTACGAAACTCGACGCGAGTCTGCTTCCCACCGACGAGGTGGCTGCCGTCAAACTGGAACACAAGTGTTTTATCATTGGGAATGCCCCTTATTATCAAATGCTGCAGACGATGGCGCAACGCGAAGGATGGACTGTGAAACTTTCCTTCAATACGGATTACGACAAACATCTGCCACAAGCCCGGGGAAGTATTCTGCTGATTGAAACACAGCAGGGGGTTCCTACCGTACCGCTTTCCAAATTAGAACAGTATTTCTCGGGTGCTTCCCAAGGACTGAAAGCCGGGCATATCATGGTGGGAGATACAAAAATTGTGTTCGTTGATTTCAAGAAACTGCTGCATCCGGAATTTTCGAGCAGCCCGGATCAAAGCGAATCCAAGCCTGCAACGAGTTCCAATGAATCTGAGTGA
- a CDS encoding 6-bladed beta-propeller, with product MKKCLCSIAAAVVFCLAVPGFAAEEVAPVRMGSGIMTFDTVPGWGFDEQGRSVLGPTHGGVVIDKAGNIYTSARIGVVVFSPDGKVVRRFLGPEYSNIHDMEIRDEADGEFIYGARNANAEGIKFNALTGEMILKLPFPKESGLDLKKFAPTAITVAPNGDIILSDGYASNYIFKFDKNGKYLSHFGKKGNGMKEFNTAHGMTLDTRYNPPRLLICDRNHKPKGRLLHYDLDGNFIEEVITGLGMPTSVAIQGDYVSVPDLHGRLVILDKSNTIVAVLGNNEDPKTRGSFNVPQDKWREGIFSGTHGSYWDKDGNLYVQDWNVSGRLMKLVRVK from the coding sequence ATGAAGAAGTGCTTGTGTTCGATTGCGGCGGCTGTTGTGTTTTGTCTGGCGGTGCCAGGGTTTGCGGCGGAGGAGGTGGCTCCGGTGCGAATGGGCAGTGGAATCATGACCTTTGATACGGTACCCGGCTGGGGCTTTGATGAGCAGGGCCGTTCTGTATTAGGGCCGACGCATGGCGGCGTGGTGATCGACAAAGCGGGCAACATTTACACAAGTGCCCGGATTGGCGTGGTGGTATTTTCGCCCGACGGAAAAGTCGTACGCCGTTTTCTGGGGCCTGAATATTCCAATATTCATGACATGGAAATTCGCGACGAAGCGGATGGCGAGTTCATTTATGGGGCGCGGAATGCGAACGCGGAAGGAATCAAGTTCAATGCGTTGACAGGGGAGATGATTCTCAAGCTGCCGTTCCCGAAAGAATCGGGGCTTGATCTGAAGAAGTTCGCACCCACGGCGATCACCGTTGCACCAAATGGCGATATTATTCTATCGGACGGATACGCGAGCAATTATATTTTCAAGTTCGACAAGAACGGCAAGTATCTGTCGCACTTCGGCAAGAAGGGCAACGGGATGAAGGAATTCAACACCGCCCACGGCATGACGCTGGATACGCGATACAATCCGCCGCGACTGTTAATTTGCGACCGGAACCACAAGCCGAAAGGCCGCCTGCTGCATTACGATCTGGACGGCAACTTCATCGAAGAAGTCATCACCGGACTGGGGATGCCGACTTCTGTTGCGATTCAGGGAGATTATGTCTCTGTGCCGGACCTGCATGGTCGATTGGTGATTCTGGACAAGAGCAACACGATTGTCGCCGTGCTGGGGAATAATGAAGATCCCAAGACCCGCGGCAGTTTCAACGTTCCTCAGGATAAATGGCGCGAAGGCATCTTCAGCGGCACCCACGGATCGTACTGGGACAAAGACGGCAACCTGTATGTGCAGGACTGGAATGTCTCCGGCCGGCTGATGAAGCTGGTGCGTGTGAAGTAG
- a CDS encoding SDR family oxidoreductase, giving the protein MGYEIEGQAAMVTGANRGIGKAIVEALLKEGASKVYAAVRDTSSASGLTEEYGERVVPLEFDLTKPELIQKAAEVASDVSLVVNNAGVLKAATPLSADAIESLKFEMDVNVYGLIRVAQVFAPVLKANGGGALVQLNSVASLTNFTDFTTYCASKSASYSVTQGLKDLLKEQGTLVVSVHPGPIATDMGHTAGFDEIAEPPELVAYGIVAALKAGSFFDFPDSMARQVGAAYESFAGNVIEAEMTEG; this is encoded by the coding sequence ATGGGCTATGAAATTGAGGGACAGGCGGCAATGGTGACGGGCGCGAATCGGGGCATCGGCAAAGCGATAGTTGAGGCGTTGCTGAAAGAAGGGGCTTCAAAAGTGTATGCGGCGGTGCGGGATACTTCGTCGGCTTCTGGGCTGACGGAAGAATACGGGGAACGCGTAGTGCCGCTGGAATTTGATTTGACGAAGCCGGAACTGATTCAGAAAGCGGCGGAAGTGGCCAGCGATGTGTCACTGGTGGTGAATAATGCGGGAGTGCTGAAGGCGGCGACCCCGCTGTCGGCTGATGCGATTGAATCGCTGAAGTTCGAAATGGATGTGAACGTCTATGGTCTGATTCGCGTGGCGCAGGTATTCGCGCCGGTGTTGAAAGCCAACGGTGGCGGAGCGCTGGTGCAGTTGAATTCGGTCGCGTCCCTGACGAACTTCACCGATTTTACGACGTATTGTGCGTCCAAGTCCGCCTCGTATTCGGTGACACAAGGCTTAAAGGATTTGCTCAAGGAGCAGGGGACTCTGGTCGTGAGCGTGCATCCGGGGCCGATCGCCACAGACATGGGGCATACGGCCGGGTTTGATGAAATCGCGGAGCCACCGGAACTGGTTGCATATGGCATTGTAGCGGCGCTCAAAGCGGGCTCGTTTTTCGACTTTCCCGATTCGATGGCCCGGCAGGTGGGTGCCGCTTACGAAAGCTTTGCCGGGAATGTGATTGAAGCAGAGATGACAGAAGGTTAA
- a CDS encoding SDR family oxidoreductase, producing the protein MGGEIQGQVALVTGANRGIGKSILEAFLKEGAAKVYAAVRKPESVAALTGVYGDRVVPLELDLTKPELINKVAEVASDVTLVVNNAGVLTKTSALDADVIEALQYEIDTNVYGLIRVVQAFAPVLKANGGGMLVQVNSIASLKNVPEFTTYCASKAAAYSVTQALKQILADQGTTVISIHPGPTATDMGDDAGFEVADPPELVADAVVAAIKSGQFHQFAGSMAETMGAAYQSFAAEVIE; encoded by the coding sequence GTGGGCGGCGAGATTCAGGGGCAAGTGGCTTTGGTAACGGGGGCAAATCGAGGGATTGGTAAATCGATTCTGGAAGCGTTTCTGAAAGAAGGGGCCGCGAAAGTCTATGCGGCTGTGCGAAAGCCTGAATCGGTGGCTGCGCTCACTGGAGTGTATGGGGATCGCGTTGTTCCTTTGGAACTGGATTTGACGAAGCCGGAGTTGATCAACAAAGTGGCTGAAGTGGCCAGTGATGTAACGCTGGTTGTCAATAACGCGGGCGTACTCACCAAGACTTCAGCTCTAGATGCGGATGTGATTGAGGCACTACAGTATGAAATTGATACGAACGTGTATGGATTGATTCGGGTTGTGCAGGCGTTTGCTCCGGTATTGAAAGCGAACGGCGGGGGGATGCTGGTGCAGGTGAATTCGATTGCTTCACTGAAAAATGTGCCGGAGTTTACGACTTATTGTGCTTCCAAAGCAGCCGCCTATTCGGTGACGCAGGCATTGAAACAGATTCTGGCAGATCAGGGAACGACTGTAATCAGCATTCACCCGGGGCCCACTGCGACGGATATGGGAGACGATGCCGGCTTCGAAGTAGCTGATCCGCCGGAGTTGGTTGCCGATGCGGTTGTGGCGGCAATAAAATCAGGACAGTTTCATCAGTTTGCCGGCTCAATGGCAGAGACGATGGGGGCCGCCTATCAGAGCTTTGCAGCGGAAGTGATTGAATAG
- a CDS encoding HEAT repeat domain-containing protein: MYRSLLLLLLVLGCQSEPPVDYSTFTIDQLRTKMSDPDPGVRWKAVFETDRRDGQAVQVVEELTSLLADENVEVRRVTTQTMGTMLMDVKPPYSKEVNRAIAALRANQDSDAVVQSGIRIALGIVDSKQK, from the coding sequence ATGTATCGTAGTTTACTTTTATTACTGCTGGTTCTGGGCTGTCAGTCTGAACCACCCGTTGATTATTCGACATTTACGATCGATCAACTGCGGACTAAAATGTCAGACCCTGATCCTGGTGTCCGCTGGAAAGCTGTTTTTGAAACAGACCGTCGTGACGGACAAGCGGTTCAGGTTGTGGAAGAATTGACTTCTCTGTTAGCAGATGAGAACGTGGAAGTGCGGCGGGTCACTACACAGACAATGGGAACGATGCTCATGGATGTGAAACCACCTTACTCTAAAGAAGTCAATCGGGCGATTGCAGCTCTGAGAGCGAATCAAGATTCGGATGCCGTAGTTCAATCGGGGATTCGAATTGCACTTGGCATCGTTGATTCAAAACAAAAATGA
- a CDS encoding GNAT family N-acetyltransferase, producing MIRELTPDDQPAILDFVYQREQENLFVIGSFEFVPHPFETNTYLGYFKENKLIGLGTYFGRWSDIQISTQHPEVHNALVDEFMQRNKPVEYVVGFKRYTLQTIERLRSHGIEPKATYEETVYLLTHETFHNRSTGETTKATPADVDEIVRLEYQVEGKSAETEVTQKERDRILPENEWVLRKEGQIIAKANIHGVSKHYAQIGGVLTHPQYQNQGYAKQTVSTVCQHWLDLGKQPLLFVKNDNLPAIKVYEPLGFQPIDEFLLAEYAS from the coding sequence ATGATTCGGGAACTCACTCCAGACGATCAGCCTGCGATCCTCGATTTCGTCTACCAGCGCGAGCAGGAGAATCTGTTTGTCATCGGCAGCTTTGAATTCGTTCCTCATCCCTTCGAAACGAACACTTACCTGGGATACTTCAAAGAAAATAAACTGATCGGTCTGGGCACCTACTTCGGACGCTGGAGTGACATCCAGATCAGCACGCAGCATCCCGAAGTCCACAACGCCCTCGTCGATGAATTCATGCAGCGAAACAAACCCGTGGAATACGTCGTCGGATTCAAACGATATACGTTACAGACAATAGAACGCCTGCGATCGCATGGCATTGAGCCGAAAGCCACTTATGAAGAGACCGTCTATCTCCTGACGCACGAAACATTCCACAATCGGTCAACAGGAGAAACAACGAAAGCGACACCAGCCGACGTGGATGAAATCGTGCGGCTGGAATATCAAGTGGAAGGCAAAAGCGCAGAGACGGAAGTGACACAAAAAGAACGCGATCGTATTCTGCCGGAAAACGAATGGGTGCTCAGAAAAGAGGGGCAGATCATCGCCAAAGCCAATATCCACGGCGTTTCCAAACACTACGCCCAAATCGGCGGCGTCCTGACACACCCCCAATACCAAAACCAGGGCTACGCCAAACAGACCGTCAGCACAGTCTGCCAACATTGGCTGGACCTGGGCAAACAGCCCCTCCTCTTCGTCAAAAACGACAACCTACCCGCCATCAAAGTCTACGAACCCCTCGGCTTCCAACCCATCGACGAGTTTCTACTGGCTGAGTATGCTTCATAG
- a CDS encoding phosphopantetheine-binding protein yields MTVSSRTPEGFPSNCPVCGASVRIEFSDPANDAPCPQCGCLLWFSTELVNSLTNYSLDALGTTASSITVDSRFAELDGDSLDSLDLVELVMKLEDEYDIVIPDNDYDQIQTIGDVVRLVNVKRRGKSETE; encoded by the coding sequence ATGACAGTTTCTTCCCGCACCCCTGAAGGATTTCCCAGTAATTGTCCCGTATGTGGGGCTAGTGTCAGGATTGAGTTTTCTGACCCGGCAAACGATGCGCCTTGTCCTCAATGTGGTTGTCTGCTCTGGTTCTCTACGGAACTTGTCAATTCACTCACAAACTATTCACTAGATGCGCTCGGCACTACGGCATCTTCGATCACAGTAGATTCCCGATTTGCAGAGTTGGATGGTGATTCTCTAGATTCCCTGGACCTGGTTGAACTCGTGATGAAATTAGAGGATGAGTATGATATCGTGATTCCAGATAACGACTATGATCAAATTCAGACGATCGGGGATGTCGTGCGACTTGTGAATGTCAAACGAAGAGGCAAAAGCGAGACAGAATAA
- a CDS encoding PDZ domain-containing protein, translated as MMRYLLLFVMLNLICPTSAPAEDPPSQNYIELGFDTVKVFDFKKSLREEGKEVPRFPLKTTNALIVDGIYRDSRAKKAGLEYQDLIIEINGKVLKSFDEGDKLLQKNTYKDELKLRVIRREDDKWNWIDVTIKPVSELEHLRSLFTWRSLLDENYRECINSTHNEGPRYKYTDDNFRLYLREHNNEPLKVYLQIVKFLPRVSNEVADKFDELGKPGFLIQTDKTKYRVTVFNPTADQLRELNRKIEDLKNQFDASIKKVEAAREKQDEDQAIYQKTIREYDTIAAKYKKILSQKTKFMDKVIVIEGAIASVRRETLVSYYESLPKGLQKKFINLTTKLNKENNLSNEFLLNMESSLVPSVSVDREREERGWKQYDAPLRKEQLKMIKDIVNSQRVLVAFENAPEKTFEVTAAQKARMKVVLALFEAEGGKLGE; from the coding sequence ATGATGCGTTATCTGCTGTTATTCGTGATGTTAAATCTCATTTGTCCGACATCTGCTCCTGCAGAGGATCCACCTTCTCAAAACTATATTGAATTAGGTTTTGACACGGTAAAGGTGTTTGATTTCAAGAAATCGCTGCGGGAAGAAGGAAAAGAGGTTCCCCGGTTTCCACTCAAGACGACCAACGCGCTGATTGTCGACGGGATCTATCGAGATTCACGTGCTAAAAAAGCAGGTTTGGAATATCAAGATTTAATTATCGAAATTAATGGGAAAGTACTCAAATCGTTCGATGAGGGCGACAAACTTCTGCAGAAAAATACCTATAAGGACGAGCTGAAATTAAGAGTGATCCGTCGCGAAGATGATAAATGGAATTGGATTGATGTGACGATCAAACCGGTTTCTGAACTTGAGCATCTTCGATCATTATTTACATGGAGATCACTATTAGATGAAAATTATCGAGAGTGTATAAATTCGACACACAATGAGGGACCTCGTTACAAATATACCGATGATAATTTCCGACTCTATCTCAGAGAGCATAATAATGAGCCATTAAAAGTTTACCTTCAGATCGTTAAGTTTCTACCCCGAGTGTCAAACGAGGTAGCTGACAAGTTCGACGAGTTGGGCAAACCAGGTTTTTTAATCCAGACTGACAAAACAAAATACCGCGTTACCGTTTTCAATCCGACTGCTGATCAGTTACGAGAATTGAACCGAAAGATCGAGGACCTGAAGAATCAGTTTGACGCGTCCATAAAAAAAGTAGAAGCTGCTAGAGAAAAGCAAGACGAAGATCAAGCCATCTATCAGAAAACAATCCGGGAATATGATACGATCGCAGCCAAATATAAGAAGATACTGAGCCAAAAGACAAAATTTATGGATAAAGTAATCGTGATAGAAGGAGCTATCGCGAGTGTAAGACGCGAAACGTTGGTGTCTTATTATGAAAGTCTTCCTAAAGGGCTGCAAAAAAAATTTATCAATCTGACGACGAAGCTAAATAAAGAGAATAATTTATCGAATGAATTCCTGTTAAACATGGAGTCATCTTTGGTCCCGAGTGTTTCGGTAGATAGGGAACGTGAAGAACGAGGTTGGAAGCAATACGATGCCCCATTGAGAAAAGAGCAACTGAAAATGATTAAAGATATCGTGAACTCTCAAAGAGTTCTGGTTGCATTCGAAAACGCTCCGGAGAAAACGTTCGAAGTCACGGCCGCACAAAAAGCACGGATGAAAGTGGTACTTGCACTTTTCGAAGCCGAAGGCGGGAAGCTGGGTGAGTAG
- a CDS encoding BPL-N domain-containing protein, translating to MHHFKFLLSQLFVLSLLILPCSAVAEEAKPETKLVRVAVFDYDGKESNGPRNLKRILTPEHGFSFQVITAKEIRNGSLKDFDVLIMPGGSGGKQAKTLNPEGREAVRIFVKNGGGYVGICAGAYLASSHYDWSLDLINARVWDRSHWKRGQKKVAIQLTPAGQDVLSKTQSKFKIYYSNGPLLVPDNQPDLPGYEVLAHFETEVARNGAPAEAMIGTHAIIRSQFGSGRVICFSPHAEVKNGPHSLIASGIYWAANSE from the coding sequence ATGCACCATTTCAAGTTTCTACTGTCCCAGTTATTCGTCCTCAGTTTACTGATTCTTCCCTGTTCGGCTGTTGCCGAGGAAGCCAAACCTGAGACGAAACTGGTTCGTGTGGCTGTGTTTGATTACGACGGGAAAGAATCGAACGGACCACGAAACCTGAAACGCATCCTGACACCCGAGCATGGCTTCTCTTTTCAAGTCATCACTGCTAAGGAAATACGGAACGGCTCCCTCAAGGATTTTGACGTCCTCATCATGCCCGGCGGCAGTGGCGGAAAACAGGCGAAGACCCTGAATCCGGAAGGCCGCGAAGCAGTCCGTATATTTGTCAAAAACGGAGGCGGCTACGTCGGCATCTGCGCCGGTGCGTATCTTGCCTCTTCGCATTACGACTGGTCGCTCGATCTGATCAACGCCCGTGTCTGGGATCGTTCACATTGGAAACGCGGCCAGAAAAAGGTCGCCATCCAACTCACTCCGGCCGGTCAGGACGTCCTCAGTAAAACCCAATCGAAATTCAAGATCTACTATTCGAACGGCCCCTTACTCGTCCCTGACAATCAACCCGATCTCCCCGGCTACGAAGTCCTCGCCCACTTTGAAACGGAAGTCGCTCGAAACGGTGCCCCCGCTGAAGCGATGATCGGCACACACGCCATCATTCGCTCCCAATTCGGCTCCGGTCGCGTCATCTGTTTCAGCCCTCACGCCGAAGTCAAAAACGGCCCCCATTCCCTGATCGCCTCGGGCATCTACTGGGCGGCGAATTCTGAATAA
- a CDS encoding PDZ domain-containing protein, whose amino-acid sequence MKRFTLSLVVLAMVFGTVSLDVQAGGKGRSSSRSGRSSMSRSGFSGSRRNFSSRSTSSRSPQRFQSRSKSTRSPQRTTTRKFSSSQKLNSSTTRPRFSNSTPKPRPTMKPIGNTRPQTKPFTGIRPRPGNGTPKPRPGIKPIDPGIGNGKPGFGGIRPKPGAGAPKPRPRPKPPVGNGPPKPRPPKPNNPNNPKPNPGQGNNGGGHHDGGHHGGGHHGGGHHGHGHHGKPWFHARPNYCWWWFNYCTPLQNCRPVDYQYCNYIYPTCDYVAPSGLVVEDARWYLGMKGMMLPGKGVGVESVEENSPAAAAGLAPGMVITKVNGTAIISNEVLAQVIAESGGVLEMELYEKLDGPLMETTVEMIRLPAASF is encoded by the coding sequence ATGAAACGCTTCACACTCAGCCTGGTTGTCTTGGCAATGGTGTTCGGCACGGTTTCTCTGGACGTTCAAGCCGGGGGAAAAGGTCGCTCATCAAGTCGCTCAGGACGATCAAGTATGTCTCGCTCAGGTTTTTCCGGTTCACGTCGGAATTTCTCCAGTCGTTCCACAAGTTCGCGTTCACCACAACGTTTTCAAAGTCGCTCAAAGAGCACGCGGTCTCCACAGCGAACCACTACGAGAAAATTTTCGTCGTCCCAGAAACTGAATAGTTCAACCACCCGACCACGATTTTCGAACTCAACGCCGAAACCTCGACCCACGATGAAACCCATCGGCAATACGCGGCCACAAACGAAACCCTTTACAGGCATTCGTCCTCGTCCCGGCAATGGTACTCCGAAACCGCGGCCCGGCATCAAACCCATCGATCCAGGAATCGGGAACGGTAAACCAGGGTTCGGCGGCATTCGTCCCAAACCAGGAGCCGGGGCTCCGAAACCACGGCCACGGCCTAAACCACCTGTCGGCAACGGACCTCCGAAGCCACGGCCACCAAAGCCAAATAATCCGAATAACCCCAAACCCAATCCGGGACAGGGTAACAATGGCGGAGGACATCACGACGGAGGTCACCACGGTGGTGGACATCATGGTGGCGGTCATCATGGACACGGACATCACGGCAAACCCTGGTTCCACGCTCGTCCTAACTACTGCTGGTGGTGGTTCAACTACTGCACGCCGCTGCAAAACTGCCGCCCCGTTGATTACCAATACTGCAACTACATCTACCCCACCTGCGACTATGTCGCTCCCAGTGGTCTGGTAGTCGAAGACGCTCGCTGGTACCTGGGAATGAAAGGCATGATGCTGCCCGGTAAAGGTGTGGGTGTGGAATCGGTGGAAGAAAATTCCCCCGCCGCCGCAGCCGGACTGGCCCCCGGAATGGTCATCACCAAGGTCAACGGCACCGCGATTATCAGCAACGAAGTGTTAGCCCAGGTCATCGCCGAATCCGGCGGGGTACTGGAAATGGAACTCTACGAAAAACTGGACGGCCCGTTAATGGAAACCACGGTCGAAATGATCCGTCTCCCCGCCGCCAGCTTTTAA